The following nucleotide sequence is from Luteitalea sp..
CGAAGATCGCGACGGGGCACACGTAGCGGATGATGGCGCCCCAGAGATGCGGCTGAGGAAACCAGGCATGCTCGGCGAGCAGCTCCGAGAGGGCGCCCTCGACCCGCCAGACGTAGCCGACGAAGATGGCCGTCAGGAAACCACCGATCGGCAGCGAAAAGTTGTTCCAGATCGTGGCCATCAACGTGAGGAAGTCCAAACCGAGGCCCGGTAATTGGGTGAAGAACCCAACAGCGCCGTTCCCGAGCGCGGAGGGCAGTGCCAGGACGGCCGTGACCACCGTCACCGTCAGCACCGCCTTGCGGCGGGACCAGCGGTGCTGGTCGATCAAGTGGGCCACGGGAACCTCGAGCAGCGAGATTGCCGAGGTGAGCGCGGCCATGAAGAGGAGGACGAAGAAGGCGGCGCCGAAGAGCTGCCCTCCAGGCAGGGTCGCGAAGAGCCGCGGCAGCACCTCGAAGATCAAGCTCGGTCCGCTCGTCCGGGGATCGAAGCCTGCGATGGAGAAGCCCGCCGGAAAAATGACGAAGCCGGCCAACAACGCGATCGTCGTATCGATCGCCGCGATCCAGAGCGCCGACGCCCCAATGCTCTCGCGCTTCGAGAGGTAACTGCCGTAGGTGATGAGCGTCCCCATGCCAAGGCTGAGTGAGAAGAAGGCTTGGCCCAGAGCGGCGTTGAACACCCGGATGTCGGCGATGCTGCTGAAGTCCGGTCGGAGGTAGTAGGCCAGTCCGTCGGCGGCTCCAGGCAGCGTCACCGCACGAATGGCGAGCAGCACGAGCAGGCCGAAAAGCAGCGGCATGAGCGCTCGGCTCGCGCGCTCGATACCGCCGCGCACACCGCCGAGGATGATGGCGGCCGTCATGCCAAGCGTGACCAGGGTCAGGCATACGTTGAGCGGGGCGTTGGCCGCAAAGGCCTTGAAGAAGCCGCCAATCGCCTCCGGACTGTTGCCAACGCTGCCCGCCGCCGCGAACCAGATGTAGGCAAGCGTCCACCCAGCGACCACGACGTAGAAGGACAGAATGCCGACGCCGGTGATGGTGCCGAGCGCCCCCACGAGCCACCAGCGCGTGCTCGGACTAATGGTGCGAAAGGCACCGACCGGTGCACGCTGGGCGCGCCGGCCAATGGCGAATTCCGCGATCTGGATTGGGACGCAAATCAAGAAGACACAGGCCAGGTAGATCAGGACGAAGGCGGCGCCGCCACCCTGGCCCACCTGAATCGGAAAGCCCCAGATGTTGCCGAGGCCGACCGCCGACCCTGCGGTCGCGAGGATGAACCCGAGCCGGCCGCTCCACATGCCTCGATCCGATGACACTGCCATAGCGCTCCTGTCCACAATGCGCGACTGGTGGGCGGCGGCATTCTACGTGAATGTGACGCCTGACCCCAAGTGCAAAACGGACGCCACCGGGGCGAGGCCGGCCGACCACGTCCGGCGATCGCTCGTCCATCTTCGTGCTAAGGTAGCCGTCGATTCATGAGACAGGTCTCTTCGGGTTGCGCCTTCCCCCCTCATTACGTATGACGTGCAGTGACGTATCAAATGGAGAAACCCGAGTTAGAGTGCTGTTTGGAGATCGCTGAATGACCTCATTGTCCAACAGCGCCCGGCTCCTGGATGGTGCCGGCGTGGCTCGACAGATTCGGGAAGAGCTGACGCCGAGGGTCGCGGCATTCACGGCGCGCTTCGGCCGCGCGCCGGGGCTCGGCATCGTACTGGTGGGTGAGGATCCGGCTTCGCAAATCTACGTGCGCAACAAGGCACGCGCCGGGGGAGAGGCCGGGTTTTGGATCGACCTGCATGCGCTTCCTGCCGCCACCTCCCTGGGCGATGTGCTCGCGCTCGTGGAAAGCCTCAATCGTAGCGAGCGCCACGATGGGATCCTGGTCCAATCACCGCTGCCGGAGGCCATGGGGGAGGGCGCGGCACGCCGCGTGTTCGACACCATCGATCCCGCAAAGGATGTGGATGGATTCAGCGCCGAGAGCGTTGGGCGGCTCGTCCAGAATCGGCCCGGCCTTCGCTCATGCACGCCTGCAGGCATCATGGAGCTGCTCGACCGCTACGGTATCGACCCCGCAGGACATCACGCCGTGGTCATTGGCAGAAGCGACATCGTGGGCAAGCCAATGGCGCTGATGCTGTTGCATCGCCACGCCACCGTCACGATTTGCCATTCCCGGACGCCGGATCTCGCCGATACCGCCGCACGTGCCGACATCCTCGTCGCGGCAATTGGGCGTGCGGGATTCGTCACGCCGGGGTTCGTCAAGCCGGGCGCCACCGTCGTGGACGTCGGCATGAACCGGCTGAGCGACGAAGCCGACGTCCGACGGTTCTTTGGTGAGGGCTCGCCAAGGGTTGCTGACCTTGCGCGCAAAGGCTCGGTTCTCATCGGCGACGTGCATCCGGGGGTGGCGCAGGTCGCCGGGGCGCTCACGCCGGTGCCGGGCGGTGTCGGTCCGCTGACCGTCGCGATGCTCATGAAGAACACGCTCGCGGCAGGCGAGGCGCGGGCTGCCAGCGGTCGTCGCGCAGGTCCTTAGCCCTGGCCAATACCGGTTCGGGATTCATCGAGTCGCGGGTCGAAGACGACCTTGATCCCTTGACCTTGCCGCAGATTGGCAAAGACCTGCTCCCATTCGGTGAGAGGGACCACCGATGACACGAGCGGCTCGAGCGCAAGCTTCCGATCCAGGACGAGCGTCAGCGCCCGGCTCCAGGAGCGCGGCGTGGAGGCAAAGCCCGAGGAGACAATGAGCTCCTTCTGGAAGATGTGGTCCAGGGGAACACAGACATCCTTGCCGAACACGCCGATCTGAACGTAGCGACCGCCGCGGCTGGCAGCCTGCAGACAGGTTGCGGCTCCTCCCGCGGCCCCTGAGCACTCGACGACAACGTCCGCGCCTGGCTCGGCAGCATGCCCAACAGTGAAGCCGAGCCTATCCGCTACCTCGAGGCGCCTTTCATCTCGGGGTAGACCGATCACCTGCACCGACCCGCCGAGCGCCCGCGCGACCTGTGCCGCCAGCAGCCCAACGGGCCCCGGACCGGTCACCAGGACCTGGTCGCCAGCCGTCACGGCGGGTGGATCGCACAGGCATTGGCACACGCACGCCAGCGGCTCGATCAGCACGGCGGCGTGCTCGTCGAGCCATCCCGGAATCCTGTGCAGATTCTTCACTGGCAGCAGCGCGCGCGGGGCAAAGCCGCCATCGACGACCGAGCCGATCGATTGTCGCTCTGGGCAGAGATTGATTCGACCGGCCCGACACCACTGACAGGCGCCGCAGGTGGAATAGTA
It contains:
- a CDS encoding sodium-dependent transporter, with amino-acid sequence MAVSSDRGMWSGRLGFILATAGSAVGLGNIWGFPIQVGQGGGAAFVLIYLACVFLICVPIQIAEFAIGRRAQRAPVGAFRTISPSTRWWLVGALGTITGVGILSFYVVVAGWTLAYIWFAAAGSVGNSPEAIGGFFKAFAANAPLNVCLTLVTLGMTAAIILGGVRGGIERASRALMPLLFGLLVLLAIRAVTLPGAADGLAYYLRPDFSSIADIRVFNAALGQAFFSLSLGMGTLITYGSYLSKRESIGASALWIAAIDTTIALLAGFVIFPAGFSIAGFDPRTSGPSLIFEVLPRLFATLPGGQLFGAAFFVLLFMAALTSAISLLEVPVAHLIDQHRWSRRKAVLTVTVVTAVLALPSALGNGAVGFFTQLPGLGLDFLTLMATIWNNFSLPIGGFLTAIFVGYVWRVEGALSELLAEHAWFPQPHLWGAIIRYVCPVAIFVIIFFTVRALIG
- a CDS encoding alcohol dehydrogenase catalytic domain-containing protein; the encoded protein is MKGLTKLAPGPGHVAIAERPERAPGPGEVLVEVHGAGVCGTDLHIEAGEFRSVPPVTMGHELSAVVVEVGPDVPPDWLGAAVVTETYYSTCGACQWCRAGRINLCPERQSIGSVVDGGFAPRALLPVKNLHRIPGWLDEHAAVLIEPLACVCQCLCDPPAVTAGDQVLVTGPGPVGLLAAQVARALGGSVQVIGLPRDERRLEVADRLGFTVGHAAEPGADVVVECSGAAGGAATCLQAASRGGRYVQIGVFGKDVCVPLDHIFQKELIVSSGFASTPRSWSRALTLVLDRKLALEPLVSSVVPLTEWEQVFANLRQGQGIKVVFDPRLDESRTGIGQG
- a CDS encoding bifunctional methylenetetrahydrofolate dehydrogenase/methenyltetrahydrofolate cyclohydrolase, producing MTSLSNSARLLDGAGVARQIREELTPRVAAFTARFGRAPGLGIVLVGEDPASQIYVRNKARAGGEAGFWIDLHALPAATSLGDVLALVESLNRSERHDGILVQSPLPEAMGEGAARRVFDTIDPAKDVDGFSAESVGRLVQNRPGLRSCTPAGIMELLDRYGIDPAGHHAVVIGRSDIVGKPMALMLLHRHATVTICHSRTPDLADTAARADILVAAIGRAGFVTPGFVKPGATVVDVGMNRLSDEADVRRFFGEGSPRVADLARKGSVLIGDVHPGVAQVAGALTPVPGGVGPLTVAMLMKNTLAAGEARAASGRRAGP